A portion of the Paucilactobacillus hokkaidonensis JCM 18461 genome contains these proteins:
- a CDS encoding Tex family protein, with translation MSEQVATLVKKHLPEIGTHQVDAVLNLLDEGNTIPFIARYRKEMTGSLDEVQILTIQDEFKRVTTLQDRKEAVVKSIAEQGQLSDQLKQQINQAEKIQDVEDLYLPYKQKRQTKAMVAKQRGLEPLANWLLSFPTDDLNEQARKFVSPEKDLADVNAVLGGAHEILAEAFSEVAAIRNWIRNFTTKHGQLVTKVKTHGKELDEMGVYQQYYDFQTLVAKLNSYRVLAINRGEKEKVLNVKVQVEVDPITNYLHFRLIGQHTDSPATQFIQAAYEDAYKRFIAPAIEREIRHELTESAQEQAIKVFGQNLYNLLMQAPMKGKVVLGFDPAYRTGCKLAVIDENGKFLTKAVIYPHKPASEAKRSAAQPELIDLIERYKVEMIAIGNGTASRESEQFVADTITKIKRPVYYVIVNEAGASVYSASQEARDEFPDLHVEQRSAISIGRRLQDPLAELVKINPESVGVGQYQHDLPAKDLSGELDAVVERAVNRIGVNLNTASYQLLAHISGLSKTIATNIVKYRDENGRYDSRAQLKKVPRLGPKAFEQAVGFLRIIGGKNPLDNTDIHPESYPIAKQVIEQAGIKKDQLGTPKANQKIASVDSKSILASDQIGAETLADVITSLQAPGRDLRDDMPAPLLRQDVLTMEDLKVGMKLQGTVRNVVDFGAFVDIGVKHDGLVHVSKLTNKFVSDPKKVVAVGDIVTVWIDTVDLDRQRIQLTMIDPQESDQ, from the coding sequence ATGAGTGAACAAGTGGCAACTTTAGTCAAAAAACATTTACCAGAAATTGGAACCCACCAAGTTGATGCCGTCTTAAACTTACTTGATGAGGGCAATACGATCCCATTTATTGCTCGTTATCGTAAAGAAATGACTGGTAGTTTGGATGAAGTTCAAATCTTAACTATTCAAGACGAATTTAAACGGGTTACAACGCTACAAGATCGCAAAGAGGCCGTTGTTAAAAGTATTGCGGAACAAGGTCAATTATCAGATCAATTAAAGCAGCAAATTAACCAAGCTGAAAAGATTCAGGATGTTGAAGATTTATATTTACCCTATAAACAAAAACGACAAACCAAGGCAATGGTTGCCAAACAGCGCGGCTTAGAACCATTAGCCAATTGGTTACTATCTTTTCCAACTGATGATCTAAATGAACAGGCACGAAAATTTGTTAGCCCAGAAAAAGATTTAGCCGATGTTAATGCAGTATTGGGCGGTGCACACGAAATTTTGGCCGAAGCGTTTAGTGAAGTGGCGGCAATCAGAAACTGGATTCGAAATTTTACTACGAAACACGGTCAACTGGTTACAAAGGTAAAGACCCATGGCAAAGAGTTGGATGAAATGGGTGTTTATCAGCAATATTATGACTTTCAAACTTTGGTTGCTAAGCTAAATTCATACCGTGTATTAGCAATTAATCGTGGTGAAAAAGAAAAAGTATTGAATGTCAAAGTACAGGTTGAAGTAGATCCAATTACCAATTACTTACATTTTCGCTTAATTGGTCAGCATACTGATAGTCCAGCTACACAGTTTATTCAAGCGGCGTATGAAGATGCATACAAGCGGTTTATTGCACCTGCTATTGAACGGGAGATTAGACATGAGTTAACAGAATCCGCTCAAGAACAGGCCATTAAAGTATTCGGACAAAATCTGTATAATTTATTAATGCAAGCGCCAATGAAGGGTAAAGTTGTGCTTGGTTTTGATCCTGCTTATCGGACCGGTTGTAAATTGGCGGTTATTGATGAAAATGGTAAGTTCTTGACTAAAGCAGTTATTTATCCACATAAGCCAGCTTCAGAGGCTAAACGATCTGCTGCACAGCCAGAATTAATTGATTTAATTGAACGATATAAAGTTGAGATGATTGCCATTGGGAATGGAACTGCTAGTCGTGAGTCGGAACAATTTGTAGCTGATACCATCACTAAAATTAAACGACCAGTTTATTATGTGATTGTTAACGAGGCAGGGGCATCCGTTTATTCTGCTAGTCAAGAAGCACGTGATGAATTCCCAGACTTGCATGTTGAACAACGAAGCGCCATTAGCATTGGTCGACGGTTGCAAGATCCATTGGCAGAATTGGTAAAAATTAATCCTGAATCTGTCGGCGTTGGTCAGTATCAGCATGATTTGCCTGCTAAAGATTTAAGCGGTGAGTTAGATGCAGTGGTTGAACGAGCAGTAAACCGAATTGGAGTTAATTTGAATACTGCTAGTTATCAACTGTTGGCTCATATTTCTGGATTGTCAAAAACAATTGCGACCAATATTGTTAAATATCGTGACGAAAATGGCCGCTATGATAGTCGAGCTCAATTGAAAAAAGTGCCTCGTTTAGGACCAAAAGCATTTGAACAGGCGGTTGGATTCTTGCGAATTATTGGTGGTAAGAATCCATTGGACAATACGGATATTCATCCTGAAAGTTATCCCATTGCTAAGCAGGTTATTGAACAGGCTGGGATCAAGAAAGATCAATTGGGGACACCAAAAGCAAATCAAAAGATTGCCAGCGTTGATTCTAAGTCAATTTTAGCAAGTGACCAAATTGGTGCCGAAACGTTAGCCGATGTTATTACCAGTTTGCAAGCACCAGGTCGTGATTTACGTGATGACATGCCAGCACCATTATTACGGCAAGATGTTCTTACGATGGAGGATTTAAAAGTAGGGATGAAACTGCAAGGCACAGTGCGAAATGTGGTTGATTTCGGTGCGTTTGTTGATATTGGTGTTAAGCATGATGGATTAGTCCATGTCTCTAAATTAACTAATAAATTTGTTAGTGATCCAAAGAAAGTTGTAGCTGTTGGCGATATTGTGACGGTTTGGATTGATACTGTTGATTTAGATCGACAACGGATCCAATTGACGATGATCGATCCACAGGAAAGTGATCAGTAA
- a CDS encoding SprT family protein translates to MTNEQLQQLTEQWSKDYFHQVFNHRVYFNRRLQTTGGRYHLSDHHIDINPKMIDEFDLDNLRGVVLHELCHYHLHLSGQDYHHRSPEFKLLLHQVGGARYAPATVSVKTRQSKKIIYQCLKCHATIIRKRHFNTSRYVCSRCGGHFKLISTS, encoded by the coding sequence GTGACAAATGAACAATTACAACAATTAACTGAACAGTGGTCAAAAGATTATTTTCATCAGGTGTTTAACCATCGAGTATATTTTAATCGGCGATTACAAACAACGGGTGGACGGTATCACCTGAGTGACCACCACATTGATATTAATCCTAAAATGATTGATGAGTTTGATCTTGATAATTTACGGGGCGTAGTGCTGCATGAATTGTGTCACTACCATTTACATTTGAGCGGTCAAGATTATCATCACCGTAGTCCGGAGTTTAAATTATTGTTGCATCAAGTTGGTGGTGCCAGGTATGCTCCAGCAACTGTTAGTGTTAAGACCAGACAAAGTAAGAAAATTATTTATCAGTGTTTAAAGTGTCACGCCACAATTATTAGGAAGCGACATTTTAATACGAGTAGGTATGTGTGCTCACGTTGCGGAGGTCATTTTAAATTAATTTCTACTAGTTAA
- a CDS encoding beta-ketoacyl-ACP synthase III — translation MTTFAKLTATASYVPGRIVTNDELAAVMPTTDDWIVSHTGIHTRHYAFDDENTSDLATKVGIKLLKKAALTADEIDLIIVTTITPDALTPATASVVQGKLNAKNAVAFDVSAACAGFVFGLSIADKMMRSGQFRHALVISAEVNSKMMDFTDRTSAVFFGDGAGGALLSQTQVENEEFLIAEKLQTDGTRAQTIHSGRIVPLTEVASTNYPTTDAFFQDGRAVFEFATTTVPEQIKQLLADAKYAPAELQMVVCHQANLRIIETICTKLGMPFDKFAHTVERFGNMSSAGIPVTLDQETPITGGQPILLSGFGAGLNYGSMLIRM, via the coding sequence ATGACTACATTTGCAAAATTGACCGCCACCGCCAGTTATGTACCTGGCAGAATCGTTACAAATGATGAGTTAGCTGCTGTAATGCCAACCACAGACGATTGGATTGTGTCGCATACTGGCATCCACACGCGCCATTATGCGTTTGATGATGAGAATACTTCTGATTTGGCTACTAAAGTAGGAATTAAGTTGTTAAAAAAAGCTGCATTGACAGCCGATGAGATTGATTTAATTATTGTCACCACAATTACGCCGGACGCATTGACACCAGCTACTGCAAGTGTTGTTCAGGGTAAACTGAACGCAAAAAATGCAGTGGCATTTGATGTTAGCGCAGCTTGTGCTGGATTTGTGTTTGGATTGAGTATTGCTGATAAAATGATGCGTAGCGGACAATTTCGACATGCACTGGTTATTAGTGCAGAAGTTAATTCTAAAATGATGGATTTCACTGATCGCACATCGGCCGTTTTTTTTGGTGATGGCGCAGGTGGGGCATTATTGTCGCAAACACAAGTAGAAAATGAAGAATTTTTAATTGCAGAAAAATTGCAAACAGATGGTACGAGAGCACAAACAATTCATAGTGGTCGAATTGTGCCATTAACTGAGGTTGCTTCTACAAATTATCCAACGACGGATGCTTTTTTTCAGGACGGACGTGCAGTCTTTGAATTTGCAACGACTACTGTTCCAGAACAAATTAAGCAATTGTTGGCTGATGCGAAATACGCACCCGCAGAGTTGCAAATGGTTGTTTGCCATCAGGCTAACTTAAGAATCATTGAAACCATTTGTACTAAGCTAGGGATGCCATTTGATAAATTTGCACACACTGTTGAACGTTTTGGAAACATGTCATCTGCTGGCATTCCCGTGACACTTGATCAGGAAACGCCAATTACAGGTGGTCAACCAATATTATTAAGTGGATTTGGTGCTGGTCTTAACTATGGCAGTATGTTAATCAGAATGTAG
- a CDS encoding acetyl-CoA carboxylase biotin carboxyl carrier protein, with translation MNEKQIKALIDQLSNYNFVHAEIKIDDFELKLDRDELATGKISKDEITINSPMIGIFHTSGQAIKVGSVIKEHMVVGQVESMKLFNDIVATTAGKVSAVLCQDGQAVEFDQPLFKVVQGAVE, from the coding sequence ATGAATGAAAAACAAATTAAGGCACTAATTGATCAACTATCAAACTATAATTTTGTGCATGCGGAAATTAAAATTGACGATTTTGAATTAAAATTAGATCGTGATGAATTGGCAACAGGAAAAATTAGCAAAGATGAAATTACAATCAATAGTCCGATGATTGGTATTTTCCATACTAGTGGACAGGCTATCAAAGTGGGTTCGGTTATTAAAGAACACATGGTGGTTGGTCAAGTTGAAAGTATGAAATTGTTTAATGATATTGTGGCTACAACCGCTGGTAAGGTTAGTGCGGTTTTATGTCAGGATGGACAAGCAGTTGAATTTGATCAACCATTGTTTAAAGTTGTTCAAGGAGCGGTCGAATAA
- a CDS encoding acetyl-CoA carboxylase biotin carboxylase subunit: MFKKILIANRGEIACRIIRACHQLNIKTVAVYSTADRDALFVKQADEAYCIGPAAAKDSYLNREAVLMAGVIANVDAIHPGYGFLSEDTLFAQMCGQCDITWLGPSADLIALMGNKAAARKFAASRGIAIIPGTFVLNDMAQAKQAAQKIGYPLLIKASQGGGGKGIRLANDDHQLQSQLAIAKQEAASSFDSSAIYLEKVLPDARHIEVQIIGDQAGHIQILGDRDCTLQSRRQKVIEESPASFIKHAQRRELAQMVHQLLDVCGYQGLGTIEFLFSQDRFYFLEMNTRLQVEHGVTETTTGLDIVLLQLELASSEAKLPDYIPVNAGIAIECRLTLTAPTKINQLTQFDFPNTIRVDTGYQQGDQIPPYYDALLAKLIVSAQTRTQAIAKMKQSLENVKVNGVQNNLAQLKKIISSDWYQSNQFTVTTLDTRKSTDESTTRKGNLD; this comes from the coding sequence ATGTTTAAAAAGATTTTGATCGCTAATCGTGGTGAAATTGCATGTCGGATTATTCGGGCGTGTCACCAATTAAATATTAAAACAGTTGCAGTTTATTCTACAGCAGATCGAGATGCACTGTTTGTTAAACAAGCTGATGAAGCATATTGTATTGGGCCAGCAGCGGCAAAAGATTCATACTTGAATCGTGAGGCCGTATTAATGGCCGGTGTAATTGCCAATGTAGATGCAATTCATCCTGGTTATGGTTTTTTGTCTGAAGACACATTGTTTGCGCAAATGTGTGGCCAATGTGATATTACTTGGCTAGGACCCAGCGCGGACCTAATTGCTTTAATGGGAAATAAGGCAGCTGCACGTAAGTTTGCGGCAAGTCGCGGGATCGCCATTATCCCTGGAACGTTTGTGTTAAATGATATGGCACAAGCCAAGCAAGCAGCACAAAAGATTGGCTATCCACTATTAATTAAAGCTAGTCAGGGTGGTGGCGGTAAAGGGATCAGGTTGGCTAATGATGATCATCAGTTACAATCGCAATTGGCAATTGCTAAACAAGAAGCTGCTTCATCTTTTGACAGTAGTGCGATTTATTTAGAAAAAGTGTTGCCGGATGCCAGACATATTGAGGTTCAAATCATCGGTGATCAAGCAGGACATATCCAGATTTTAGGTGATCGTGATTGTACTTTGCAAAGCAGGCGGCAAAAAGTAATTGAAGAGAGTCCGGCATCATTTATCAAACATGCCCAACGCCGCGAATTAGCCCAAATGGTGCACCAATTGCTAGATGTTTGTGGTTATCAAGGATTAGGAACAATTGAGTTTTTATTTAGTCAAGATCGTTTTTACTTTTTGGAAATGAATACGCGTCTCCAAGTCGAACATGGAGTAACGGAAACCACTACAGGTTTGGATATCGTACTATTACAACTAGAGTTAGCCAGTAGTGAGGCAAAGTTACCAGATTATATTCCAGTAAACGCTGGGATTGCAATTGAATGTCGGTTGACTTTGACTGCGCCCACAAAAATAAATCAATTAACCCAGTTTGATTTTCCAAATACGATACGTGTTGACACCGGATATCAACAAGGTGACCAAATTCCACCGTATTACGATGCTTTATTAGCTAAATTAATTGTCAGTGCACAAACTAGAACTCAAGCAATTGCAAAAATGAAACAATCCTTAGAAAATGTTAAAGTTAATGGTGTTCAAAATAATTTAGCGCAATTGAAAAAAATTATTAGTAGTGATTGGTACCAAAGTAACCAATTCACTGTTACAACATTAGATACGAGGAAGTCAACTGATGAGTCAACAACCAGAAAAGGGAATTTGGACTAA
- a CDS encoding acetyl-CoA carboxylase carboxyltransferase subunit beta, with amino-acid sequence MSQQPEKGIWTKCPHCEAHVNKLEWGQYQECPHCGYYLRLTAQDRLKQIVDAESFTCTSKIKSSKNGLHVPGYDEKLKNSQQKTHLNEAIMTGQATIKQLPVMIGVMDSHFMMGTLNTTVGNIIRELYLTALGNQLPVVLFIASGGARMQEGVFSLLQMNTILAAKHEFDQQGLVSISVLTDPTMGGVSASFAFQNDIVIAEKQAQIGFAGRRVIKATVQESLPVEFQSAESLLKHGLVDDVLARENIRDYLATILKLHQRS; translated from the coding sequence ATGAGTCAACAACCAGAAAAGGGAATTTGGACTAAATGTCCTCATTGTGAGGCACATGTTAATAAGTTAGAATGGGGCCAGTATCAAGAATGCCCGCATTGTGGCTATTATTTGCGGTTGACAGCACAAGACCGGTTGAAGCAAATCGTTGACGCAGAATCGTTTACTTGTACAAGTAAAATAAAATCGAGTAAAAATGGATTGCATGTTCCTGGTTATGATGAAAAATTAAAAAATAGTCAACAAAAAACACATCTCAATGAAGCAATTATGACTGGACAGGCGACGATTAAGCAACTGCCGGTTATGATAGGTGTAATGGATAGTCATTTCATGATGGGAACTTTGAATACAACGGTTGGAAACATCATCCGGGAGTTATATTTAACAGCGCTAGGAAACCAATTACCAGTTGTTTTATTTATTGCTTCTGGTGGTGCACGGATGCAAGAAGGCGTTTTTTCTTTGTTACAGATGAACACTATCTTGGCTGCTAAACATGAATTTGATCAGCAAGGATTGGTGTCAATTAGCGTCTTAACGGATCCAACCATGGGTGGTGTTTCTGCAAGTTTTGCATTTCAAAATGATATTGTGATTGCCGAAAAACAAGCGCAAATCGGTTTTGCTGGGCGGCGTGTTATTAAGGCAACGGTACAAGAATCATTACCTGTAGAATTTCAATCGGCTGAGAGCCTGCTTAAACATGGGCTGGTCGATGATGTGTTAGCTCGCGAGAACATTCGAGACTACTTAGCGACAATATTGAAATTGCACCAGAGGAGTTAG
- the accA gene encoding carboxyltransferase subunit alpha, whose translation MLSKQLQQIRNQNRISSREAINYLFTDFVELHGDRVLGDDAALIGGMAFFDGQPVTVLGVNRGKTLAQRQASNGGMVNVSGYKKALRLVQAAQRFKRPVISFIDMPGADASVYSEQHGQSQAIAEMIAEMGILTTPNISIFLGEGHSGGALAFANTNRIIMLEHALFSVASPEAVAAIVTTNDDLNQYLPMTAQQLNQIGLVDEIVDEKNVLINLRQALKQQLSPLRAMTSTELITQRQQKYLDIINNF comes from the coding sequence ATGTTAAGCAAACAACTGCAACAAATTAGAAACCAAAATCGAATCAGTAGTCGCGAAGCAATTAACTATTTATTCACTGATTTTGTTGAATTACATGGTGATCGCGTGCTTGGAGACGACGCTGCATTGATCGGGGGAATGGCCTTTTTTGATGGCCAACCGGTGACTGTATTAGGGGTTAATCGAGGTAAAACATTAGCACAAAGACAAGCGTCTAATGGTGGCATGGTGAATGTCAGTGGCTATAAAAAGGCGCTTCGTTTGGTTCAAGCAGCTCAGCGTTTTAAGCGACCAGTGATTAGCTTTATTGATATGCCGGGTGCGGATGCAAGTGTCTATTCTGAACAGCACGGACAAAGTCAGGCAATTGCTGAAATGATTGCCGAAATGGGAATTTTAACGACGCCCAATATATCGATTTTTTTGGGAGAGGGTCATAGCGGTGGCGCATTAGCATTTGCTAATACAAACCGAATTATAATGTTGGAACACGCTCTTTTTTCGGTGGCATCGCCAGAAGCAGTGGCAGCAATTGTTACTACGAATGATGATCTTAATCAGTATTTACCAATGACAGCTCAGCAGTTAAACCAAATTGGCCTTGTTGATGAGATAGTTGATGAAAAAAATGTCCTTATTAATTTACGGCAAGCGCTGAAACAGCAACTATCACCATTGCGAGCAATGACGAGTACAGAATTGATTACTCAACGGCAACAAAAATATCTAGATATCATTAATAATTTTTAG
- a CDS encoding AEC family transporter produces the protein MAVFLSSVSGVFIILVMVAIGYILTERGWFDEKSSKLISRLVTQIALPAYMITTIMHDFTAQELKTLLPDLRYPVISMLILFAFSFAVIRVLRIKHEHAGLFSSMFFNSNTVFVGLPINLALFGDKSLPYVLVYYMANTTFFWTLGVWLIQKDGMGSAKINILQTVKKIFSPPLLGFIVGVLLVMFHISLPKFLMSDLSYIGGLTIPLSMFFIGIAVSNAGLSRMRIDRDALGILLGRFLFSPFLMTLLVLPSSMPTLMKQVFILQAAMPVMTNAPVVSKLYNADADYAAIMVTETTLVSVIVIPILMVIIKAVV, from the coding sequence ATGGCAGTGTTTCTATCTAGTGTTTCCGGCGTTTTCATCATTTTAGTCATGGTGGCGATTGGATACATATTAACGGAACGTGGTTGGTTCGATGAAAAATCATCGAAATTAATTTCGCGGTTAGTCACACAAATTGCGTTGCCTGCGTACATGATCACAACGATTATGCATGATTTTACGGCACAGGAGCTAAAAACATTGTTACCGGATTTACGTTATCCAGTAATCTCAATGTTAATTTTATTTGCATTTTCATTTGCGGTAATTCGGGTACTACGAATTAAGCATGAGCATGCAGGGCTATTTTCTTCAATGTTTTTTAATTCTAATACGGTGTTTGTGGGCTTGCCGATTAATTTGGCATTGTTTGGTGATAAATCATTGCCATACGTACTGGTCTATTACATGGCCAATACCACTTTTTTTTGGACATTGGGAGTTTGGTTAATCCAAAAAGATGGAATGGGCAGTGCCAAGATTAACATATTACAGACAGTTAAAAAGATTTTTTCGCCACCATTGCTTGGATTTATTGTTGGGGTTTTGCTGGTAATGTTCCATATTTCGCTACCTAAATTTTTAATGAGCGATTTGAGTTATATTGGCGGGTTAACAATTCCATTGTCAATGTTTTTTATTGGAATTGCGGTTTCCAACGCAGGGCTTTCGCGAATGCGGATCGACAGGGATGCGCTTGGTATTTTGTTAGGTCGTTTTTTATTTTCGCCATTTTTAATGACCTTGTTAGTATTGCCAAGCAGTATGCCGACACTGATGAAACAAGTATTTATTTTGCAAGCAGCAATGCCAGTAATGACCAATGCACCAGTTGTGTCTAAGTTGTACAATGCCGATGCTGATTATGCAGCAATTATGGTGACAGAGACAACGTTAGTTAGTGTGATTGTAATTCCAATTTTGATGGTCATTATTAAGGCGGTAGTTTAA
- a CDS encoding DMT family transporter, producing MKKTGLYILFSTVMFSLMEIVLKSTGTAFNPIQINWIRFSIGGIVLLPFAIQSLRIQGIMLRWSDFKLFALTGFMCLVVSMTLFQLAIVYDQASTVAVVFSSNPVFALIFSYIILHERLGRANLIAVILSIIGLLVIVNPTHLNNPLGLMLAITSALTFGLYSIISRYGSIKRGFNGIAMTCFTFIVGSIELYVIIMITKIHVVANWMNQISWLRQFSNIPLLTNVNGHFFWTLFFIGVCVTGGGFAFYFLAMERSNVSTASLVFFIKPGLAPILAALLIGDKIAMTTIVGIVIIIAGSIVTFMGNKRRETGGPMKEKLN from the coding sequence TTGAAAAAGACAGGGCTATATATTTTATTTTCGACGGTTATGTTTAGTTTAATGGAGATTGTGCTTAAGTCGACTGGGACAGCATTTAATCCCATTCAAATTAATTGGATTCGTTTTTCAATTGGTGGCATTGTATTATTACCATTTGCAATTCAATCGTTGCGCATTCAAGGCATAATGTTACGATGGTCCGATTTTAAATTGTTCGCGTTAACTGGGTTTATGTGTTTAGTTGTTAGTATGACGTTATTTCAATTGGCAATTGTGTATGATCAAGCATCGACTGTCGCGGTGGTATTTAGTTCCAATCCAGTTTTTGCTCTGATTTTTTCTTATATTATTTTACATGAACGGCTTGGTAGAGCTAATTTAATTGCTGTTATTTTATCGATAATTGGATTGCTGGTAATTGTCAATCCGACTCATTTGAATAATCCATTAGGGCTGATGTTAGCAATTACTTCGGCTTTAACGTTTGGATTGTATAGTATCATTTCACGGTATGGATCAATCAAGCGTGGATTTAATGGAATTGCCATGACCTGTTTTACATTTATAGTTGGATCCATTGAGTTGTACGTCATAATTATGATTACTAAAATTCACGTTGTGGCAAATTGGATGAACCAGATTTCATGGTTGAGACAGTTCAGCAATATTCCATTATTGACGAATGTGAATGGACACTTCTTTTGGACACTGTTTTTCATCGGGGTCTGTGTCACAGGTGGTGGATTTGCCTTTTACTTTTTGGCAATGGAACGTTCGAACGTTTCAACTGCTTCATTGGTATTTTTTATTAAGCCAGGATTAGCACCAATATTAGCAGCCCTGTTGATTGGAGACAAAATTGCAATGACGACGATTGTTGGGATTGTGATTATTATTGCCGGATCAATTGTTACCTTTATGGGTAATAAGAGACGTGAAACGGGCGGCCCAATGAAAGAAAAATTAAATTAG
- a CDS encoding C40 family peptidase has translation MIKSAAKKTLIGTLGAASLLVAGTQVAHADTVKVQSGDTVWAYSQKYHVSIDSIVKANKLADANLIIAGHALNIPGVSTSDASQTSTATQNSNATSTANQAATTTQSSAAASSVASSSAASSSVASSSTAATDTTSAASSTTATATTSAQSSAAQNSSTQSSVAVQEPSTESASSTGNGGLAQALTLIGTKYTWGGNTPAQGFDCSGLVAYVYGSRVNGRTTTSQATTGSHHSDVYNAPAGALVFFDSSNAPYHVGISTGNGSFVHAPQTGETVKVTQMKYYTPSFYVNVR, from the coding sequence ATGATTAAATCAGCAGCAAAGAAAACATTAATTGGAACATTGGGTGCAGCCAGTTTATTGGTTGCCGGTACACAAGTAGCACATGCAGATACTGTTAAGGTTCAAAGTGGTGACACTGTTTGGGCTTATTCACAAAAGTATCACGTATCAATTGATTCAATTGTTAAAGCTAACAAGTTGGCTGATGCAAACTTGATCATTGCTGGTCACGCTTTAAACATTCCTGGCGTTTCTACTAGTGACGCTAGTCAAACATCAACTGCGACACAAAACTCAAATGCAACTTCAACAGCTAACCAAGCAGCTACAACAACACAAAGTAGTGCAGCTGCAAGCTCAGTTGCTTCATCAAGTGCAGCTAGTTCATCAGTTGCTTCATCAAGCACAGCTGCAACTGATACAACTTCAGCAGCAAGTAGTACAACTGCAACAGCAACTACATCAGCACAAAGTAGTGCGGCACAAAACAGTTCTACTCAGAGTAGCGTAGCAGTGCAGGAACCCTCAACAGAAAGTGCTTCAAGTACTGGAAATGGTGGGTTAGCGCAAGCGTTGACGCTAATCGGAACTAAATACACTTGGGGTGGTAATACTCCTGCGCAAGGTTTTGATTGTTCTGGATTAGTAGCTTATGTTTATGGAAGTCGTGTAAATGGTCGGACTACAACATCGCAAGCAACTACTGGCTCACATCACAGTGACGTTTACAATGCACCAGCTGGTGCGCTTGTATTCTTCGATTCAAGCAATGCACCTTATCATGTTGGTATTTCTACAGGTAATGGTTCGTTTGTTCATGCTCCACAAACTGGAGAAACTGTGAAGGTTACTCAGATGAAGTACTATACTCCTAGTTTTTATGTTAATGTAAGATAA
- a CDS encoding serine hydrolase encodes MMKSKKINLHIIKVTLAIILLVGLILIWVQHFNNPTTNAQSAETSSSSTVKQRKIIKTNLTNYLNSVTKDGTVSVSFYNLGTESSSTAASLYKKGSIQVESNAHTAQTAASTYKLFITAFLMQQKLQGNFTWSTANTDGFTRMIVNSENDFAETQLASYGKTAINKFISGQGWYSPVFQDGVDAQTTSYSLQLLLQQLNAGTGPFKNSSDRTKILKLMGKQIYRTGIPTGTNEANEGTTVTDKVGFLNDTNNDAGIVTLPNGQKYILVIMTHGHGQSGFSGFSKIAKIAKNVQTIVYGTNAGKKIESYD; translated from the coding sequence ATGATGAAAAGCAAAAAAATAAATTTACATATTATCAAGGTAACTTTGGCCATAATCTTACTGGTTGGATTAATTTTAATTTGGGTTCAGCATTTCAACAATCCCACAACTAATGCCCAATCAGCTGAGACTAGCAGCAGTTCAACAGTTAAGCAACGTAAAATTATTAAGACTAATCTGACGAATTATCTGAATAGTGTGACTAAGGATGGCACTGTCAGTGTTAGTTTCTATAATTTAGGAACTGAATCTAGCAGTACGGCTGCTTCTCTTTATAAAAAGGGCAGCATACAAGTCGAATCTAATGCACATACGGCTCAAACTGCTGCTAGTACGTACAAATTATTTATTACTGCGTTTTTAATGCAGCAGAAATTGCAAGGTAATTTTACCTGGTCAACGGCTAACACAGATGGATTCACACGAATGATTGTAAATAGTGAAAATGATTTTGCAGAAACGCAATTAGCTAGCTATGGTAAAACTGCAATTAACAAGTTTATTAGTGGTCAAGGCTGGTACTCACCTGTCTTTCAGGATGGTGTCGACGCACAGACTACTAGCTATAGTTTACAATTATTACTACAACAATTGAATGCTGGAACTGGTCCGTTTAAAAATAGCAGCGACCGTACCAAAATATTAAAATTGATGGGGAAACAGATCTATCGGACAGGTATTCCGACTGGAACCAATGAAGCAAATGAAGGAACAACCGTCACCGATAAGGTTGGATTTTTGAATGATACTAATAATGATGCTGGGATTGTTACATTGCCAAACGGGCAAAAATATATTCTTGTAATTATGACGCACGGGCATGGACAAAGTGGTTTTAGTGGCTTTTCCAAAATTGCTAAAATTGCTAAAAATGTGCAAACAATTGTTTATGGAACCAATGCTGGTAAAAAAATAGAATCATACGACTAA